A DNA window from Pseudodesulfovibrio thermohalotolerans contains the following coding sequences:
- the csrA gene encoding carbon storage regulator CsrA, whose translation MLILTRRPGESLYLGDNIKLKILSVQGKQIKIGLDVPEDMTVYREEVYLKIKEQNRQALEINQQDLLAAAALWQKKERKK comes from the coding sequence ATGTTGATTCTTACCCGGAGACCGGGAGAAAGCCTCTATCTGGGCGACAATATCAAGCTGAAGATCCTGAGCGTTCAGGGCAAGCAGATAAAGATCGGCCTGGACGTGCCCGAAGATATGACCGTCTATCGGGAGGAGGTCTATTTGAAGATCAAGGAACAGAACCGGCAGGCACTGGAAATCAACCAGCAGGACCTGCTCGCGGCGGCGGCGCTATGGCAAAAGAAAGAACGCAAAAAATAA